Within the Epinephelus lanceolatus isolate andai-2023 chromosome 22, ASM4190304v1, whole genome shotgun sequence genome, the region AGACAGCTTTTCCCAGACGTTGGTATTTCCACAGCAAGTGCTAAAATGACCTCTAGTTTGCCTCGGTTGCTATTTCCTTTGACAAAGAAGTGAGTGCAGACCTTTAACTGTATAAAGGTTGGTTTGCTTTGTGAAGTGGCAGAGTTAGactgtttgaaaatgtattttttttgtatacagtgtgtaatttatttttatttaaatggattTGCCTTTGATGACTAATTATCTGCTGTTCCTAACACTCCAATATCTAAGAAACGCTAGAATGtaaccaaaaacacaactgataaactgtGACTGATGTGCAGCTGAATCTGTAGCCATTAGCTATTTTAATAGATCACTGAGCTTTTAATGTCACACCTTATTAACATATCTAATCTAGATAATTCCATATCAGATCTCGTGTTGTCACGTATAGACTGAATGCTTGTAATGTTTATGGTTCGGCACAATCTGTGATGATCAAGTGTCATGTTTGCTGCTCTGGTCACCAAGTTCTCTCCTGATGTTATACTTGAATATGCTGCTGCACCGTTCACAAGTTTGAACTGTAAATACAGTCGTTCTCAAATCTTTTCTGTCATGCCCCTCTtaggaaggagagaggaagtttgagaaccactgtggTAGATTTTTAGTTTACAGTAGGAATGTACTGTCTCGCCAAATGTATCAAACACACTGCACTCATGACAAGccctttaacatttcatcagtAGCTTTTACAGCAACTGTAGAAATCATCATTTGCTTTTTCACTAGTTAGACCTCCAAACCAACATATCCTTAATGTGACTTTGACTAGTAGCAATTTCAGTTCTCACCAGTCAAAATGTCAATTCTTGATTCTTAGTTAAAATGACCACTGTAGTTATCTGTTACTTAATTACAACTAATTAGCTTTTACCATTGACTTCTATTCAAAGTCATTTACAGATGATTAAAATTGTAAAAGGTTAAAATTCCAAGTTGACATATTCATAATATACTTTTCCGCAATGTAATTTTGACTAGTAGCAAGTCCAATTCTCACTAGTCAAAATGTTAATTCTTGATATCAATGATTAATTTATTAGTGTGAATGAtcattgtagatatctgtaacttaATAACAAGTCAACTTTTACTATTGACTTCTATTCAAAGTCatttacagatatctataattaaaatattaacgTGTTAAAATTCCATGTCGACATATCCATAATGTAAGTACACTAGAAGCAATTCCAATTAAATTATTTACAATTCATTTCTCACAAGTCAAAATGTTAATTCTTGATATCAATGATTAATTTATTAGTGGAAATGATCAGTGTAGTTATCTGTAACTTAATTACAACAAGTCAAATTTTACCATTGACTTCCATTCAAACTCAATTGCAGATATTTATAATTAAAATTTTAACAGGTAAAAATTCCACGTTGACATGCCAATAATCTAATTTTGACTCGTAGCAATTCCAATTAAAGATATCTACAAATCATTTCTCACCTGTCAAAATGTTAATTCTTGATAATTCTTGATTCTTTGTTAAAGAGATCATTGTCGTTATCTGTAACTTAATTACAACTACTCAGTTTCTACCATTGACTTCTATTCAAAGTAatttacagatatctataattAAAATTTTAACAGATTAAAATTCCAAGTCGACATATCCATAATGTAATTTACCATAGTATAATTTTGACAGTTAGCGATTCTAATTAAAGATATCTACAGTTCATTTGTCACTAGTCAAAATGTTAATTCTTCATACCAATGATTCATTTATTAGTGGAAATGATCATTGTAGATATCCGTAACTTAATTACAACAAGTCAGCTTTTACCATTGACTTCCATTCAAACTCAATtacatatctatatatatctataattAAGTTTTGACGTGTTAAAATTCAAAGAAGCCATATCCATAGTGTAATTTTGGCTTGtcagaattgaatttaagatGTCTAAAATTCCATATATATCTGTAATGTAGGAACAATGTACATTTCAGCTACTAAGAATATAATTGTTAATATCGATAATTAACATTTTGACTAGTGAGAATTGAGTTGCAGATATCATTAATTAGAAGTGCACCCAGTCAAAATAATATTATGGATATGTCAACTTGGCACTGTAACACGTCAAAGTTGAAttgtagatatcttcaattgagTTTTAATAGAAGTCAATGGAAGAAGTTGACTAGTTGTAATTAAGGTACAAATATCTCTCGTGAACATTCACATGAGAAATGAGTTGTAGATATTTTTAAATTGCAACTAATTAAAGTTGGATTATTTATGTCAGCTCAGAATTGTAACTAGTGTAAAATTACGTTTGTCCTAGTAACAGTTTTATCTGCAATGTGTACAATTCCTTCTTATAACTAGGCAGAATTGAATTTTAGAAATCAAAAAAGTGCGACCACATCAATATGCGAATTTAACAGCTGACCAATGGCTTTGTGCTACTTAAATGATATGATGTCCACATATTTGAAATGGTTTGTTGATATGCCAGACATATCAGAAATACATTTGTTGACATCTGGAATGATAAATTACATTTCCACTAGTGGGAAATTAATTATAAATATCTGCAATTGTTATTTTTACTGGTGAAAACTGAGTTACTGATATCtatgattaaataaaattaagatatctgtatatcacttttaactaaatgtaatttctacatgtttaaatatgtttttaacaTTGTTAAAATTGTTTTACAGATATCTTCGACTAACATATtaactagtcaaaatgacattttgacatgttcaAATATCATCTCCAcaagtgaaaacaaaatggctcCTCGTCAGTCCTGCTGATGAAACGTTAAAGGGCTTGCCATGCTGCACCACAACAACTTCATGGTACCGTTCAATGCCTGATGCAGCATAGACCCACTGAGTGAATGAACTGTGACTTCCAGACTTGTTGGTATGGTGGATTTCTTACTGCCGTGTTTTTCCTTTATCTCCGTGATGAATAACTGGATGTGCATTAAAGATTATAACAGTCGTAACCCTTGTGTTTTGTTCACATTAGCTTTTTTACACTCCATTGCTGCCTGTGTGTAATGGTTACATCAAAGATAATGATAACAGATGTgaaatcaatcattttttttctttgtaattatTTGGTGTCACTTTAATTAAGATATTCCTAATTTCCTAGCTGTGAaattacatatactgtatattgcaGGGACAATTAAGACAGGATTTTTATGGTCTCCTTTTGTCTTCCAAAATGTCCTCCTTGGACAAAGAGATCTGTGTTATACTATATTCTGCAGAGTGATTCTGCTTATCTTTGGGGTCAGGTTGGATTCAGTTAAAACTTATCGTATTAGCACATATTTTTGGGATTTGGGGGAGTTGTCCTGCACCCAAAACTAAGTCAACACTAATCATACACAGAACATATGAATTTACATTGTATTTAGCCATGTTTTACACAgtggtgaaaagtaactaagtgcatttactcaagtactttagttgagtatttccatttgatgcttctttatatttgtttttgacTCCAACACATTAATGTGACACCTAGAATGACTAGTTAATTTTCAGATTAAATTTagcataaaaaacacaacaaatataGAATATAACACGTGGGCCTGTGGGCGGACTATGAGACAAAgggtccctgggcacagatatgtaaaaggccccaccacttctcccacacaggagcaagacacacagactatGTTGtgattttgcatcttttttttgtgcGTGTTTGTAATCGTTATGCATCTGTTTggggttttgtgtctctctgaggtcattttttttgtgttttggtcattttgtgtctgtggttgttttgcctctttttgtagttttgtgtttctttgcaacTCCTTTGCaactctttgtggtctttttgtgtctctttgtagtcattattaAACTCTTTCTGGTCAGTACATATTAATTTGAAtggcattttgcaggtgaaggccacgGGTGCCCCCAGACTCTTTGGGCCCATGAGCCTGTGCCTGGTCAGTCTGtgcagtaatccatccatgcctgAAGCTCTAAAGCTTGGGATACAGTGGACTGAAACTATTAACCTTATAGAAAACTAACTCCACCACgaccagctacaacagtaacattcAACTCATGCATTGCTGCATTACTATTAACAATCTAATAATGTTTTTCATAATACCCCAttcctacagcttaaggcaagtgggatttaagatttttttaaagacttattgcCACTCAGAATGAAATCtaagaccaattttacaataCGCAAAAGtgaagaaaagacaaaacactAGGTACTTGGGGCAGGGGAAAAAATTGCCAAAATATTTATTGTAACATTAAACCTTTTGGTGACGTTAACGTGAGAAGCATTtagttaaatatatatatatatattattaaagGATACCACTCAGTATAACTCATTTTCAGGTTGTACAATGCAACATCagaaaaaatgtgattaataaAATCCTACTTTTTCTAGTGATGTGTTTACATTTGTTAAGGTTATCATtacatcatctgcataaagcgctaatttatataattttttcGTCTTCCCCCATTCTTATttcttatatatttttgttttgtctaatCCTTTCACCTAAGGGTTCCATACACAGTGCATGctttgtggtgaaaagggatcACTTTGTCATTGACTACATTATTTTTAATGCTGTTATAAATTTATTATGGAATCCAAAAGCCTTGCATGTATCAAATATGCTGTGACAAACTGCTGTGACAGTCAGTTGAAGGCTTTTTCAGCGTCTAGGGTCAACATTAGCATCTGCATTATTAAggctttttaaagatttatttaagacatttttaatcCCAATTGAggcagtattttttttagattaatgccttttaagactttaagGGTGAGCAGGAACCCTGAACATAATGTATAGTTGCAGAGGACATTTTTCTGCAGAATATGTGCTTTTACTTGTGATACTTGTAGAACATTTTGTTGATAAGACTTTTGTACTGTTATGTAAGTAGAATTTAAATTACAGGAGTTTTATTTGTGGTGACATTTGTGGTGAAATATGTCCTCGGGTTAACATCATGTTTACAGGAAGTtctgataaaaataataaatattattaagtATCAAGATAGTAAAACAATGTTAGTTGCCTGTGCTGTTGAGCTGTGAAACAGGGCCCAGTGTGTCTGCAGGACCCTAAACACAACACCAGGATTAaccagtgtgtgtctgtaggcTTCACTTCCATCTGAAACAGGCCTACTTCTTTTCACAGCATTGATTTCACTGCACTTCCACGTGAATAAAAGATAACACGCCCCGCTGCACAGCTCCACAGCTGTATTTTCAATCACTGCATCCACCAAATGTGAGTGTTGAGGTTAGAGGTTTCCCTCAGAGGTGGGTGCACCCCATTTTACCATTAGAACCCCAAAGGATGTTGTGCACATGCGCGTTGTGCAATCTACCGGAGCGCGAGAGGTAGGGAAGGGAGTCCTAATGGCGGAGAATGTACGGTCGCCTTTTGACTACCGGGAGCCACCGACCCTCGACAGCGACGGGGATGGGAGCAAACCGCCGCCGCCACGGGGGTGAGTGAGCACGGCCGGCCTCCGGTTTGCCCTCGCGCGGGGTCGTTTTCACCGGGGATTTGTGAGCAAAATGCAAGAGCCTGAGACGCACGCGCTGTGAGCGTGCACGTTTGTTTAGTTAACGTTAGAAGCCTTTATTCGCGTGCATGATTTGAGCGTTATAATGGAGAAAACGGAGCAGGGGAAGTggtttttctgtgatttttggTTGCGTCTGTCGTGTCCCGTGGGGCTGCGTCTCCCCCTGGCCGCCTCGGCTCACATTTAACCGCCAGCCTTTTATTTCTTGATGTTTTGACGGGACATGAGTCTGAGCGTTAGCTGCTAGAAGCTAACAGGCTAGCTGTGGTTTAGCATTCACGTTAGCATGCACCCAGCAGGAATCATGAGCTGTGTATGTCGCTGGCCAGTCATCGGCTCTCTTGTCGATGTCTTGCCCTGTCATGTCAGGCTTTTTAGACTGCACATCCCGGAACATAATATCCAGCAAACCTCGTCACGGCGGTGTTATAATGGTCTACACACTGCTTGAATGCTCAGCTGGTGCAGATCATGACTCGTGGCTTGTTTGGCTTTGAGTAAACAAAGTTGCTGACCATGACTAAAATGCACCCGAAAACAGTTGCCTGTCACCCGGCTCGCTGAATTAGGGACGCTTTGTTGTGCTAATCAGTCCTCTGTTAGtgcttttattcatttatgacGTGATTGCTTAAAGGGGTGGGGCCATGTCCaatattttgattaaaaatCATACTGATGATCAAGATAGCTGAAATCAGTTTCCACTCCAGCTGCCTGGCGACACAAGATATGAGTTCCTCAATCATGGTCATTGATCACCACATCAGATCAGGGACTGATTTACACCTGGATTGTCAGGTAAACCTGCTGGAAGCTAGCATTCATGTGGTACCTAATCACCTAATCACCATCCTAAGATAAAGGATGGTGGTCAGGCTGTAGTTATTATAGTGTCTGTAAAATGCACTTAATGAACTGACACCTGTGTGCAGTCAAAAACATGTAGTGCAGAAATAATCGCTGGATAAGACAGTAGACAGATATTGTCAGTAATTTTAAGTGTTAAGTCCTAAGATTGATTTTAGTTGCCAGGTACTATATTTGGGAAGCAGCTCCTTGGCTTCTCTGATGTGTACATTTTCAGAATAATGCTGGTTGCCTGTAAAaatacaataatgaaaaaatggtTACATCACACCACTTTAATTAACTGGTTTAAGGTGATGCATGAAATTTATATTATGGAAAAATCAACCTTTGAACTGAGACTAAAGACAGCTTTATTTGAAAAACATTGGAAAGGGTGGGCTGAATTTATTAAGCCATATAGAACAGACTTCAAATAAAAGTTGTATAGACAGTGCTGGCTGATGTACCGAATGAATCAGTGTACTGTTGTTAATATCCTGAATGATGTTAACTCTATGTGTCCTGTCCTGCTGTGAGCTCCTGGAGGTGATGCCTTCAATGGGCAACTCAGTGTAAAACACCCAAACTAGATACTCCAAGAGGTGCAGTGATACACTGTGATACTGCCAGAATCCTAAGATTCGTCATAGATTAATGGTCTGTTAATGGTAGAATTAATCAGCAGACTATCTCACAGTAATTAATTAACACTAAGGCCAAATTATGCGCCTTGATGTAGGTGATATGTCTCCTTCACCTTTTATATATGTTTCAGGGTCTGCTTTTCTTCTACCATACTCTGAATATCCAAGCCTCTTTATATACAATATGTAGGATGTCTACAGATGAAATTTTctaaatgtctttgttttggttGCTTGTCAAATCAAAGTGGATcttaagcagaaaaaaacaacaggcaCCCCTGCTGCCATCATCACTAGTTAGGTAGTTCGTAGCCTTATTGTTGTTGTGGATGAGTCACCTACCTGAGAGAAATGTTTCATGAACagattaaaatgctgctttgcCACAGGTATCACATGCTCGGCTCATTTCGGCTGCCCTCCGCTGGAATATTTACAGGAGGAAAGTCTCGAGCGCCGCTTTGTCTGAACGTATCATTATGCTAAATGAAgctctggttttgtttttacaggcGAGTGTGTGGGAGAAAAAGGAAGGGGACACCTGTGAAGGTGTGTGACCGAGCGTATGTAacagaagatgaggaggaggagagcatgTCAGAACACAGCTACAGCcctggtatatatatatagaaacactcacacacattttgcCACCTGCTGTCTGTGTTGTTATCCACTCTTGTGCTTATAGAAAACAAGTGTATTGTAGTAAGGAGAGCCACCTTCCATCTATCAAACATAAGGCCTGTGGTTTGTGATGAAGCACTTAAGATGTGCTACATTCTAATAGTCCACTCTGTCCCAGGTGACGGGCAGTACCCAGAGGGTGCAGAGGACCGCCTCCCTCCACCTGGCAGTCCCTACTACCTGCCTGATCCCACCCAGCTCTGGTAAGGAGGACCTTCGCCATAGCAACTGTGCTCGGATGCTCTCTTTACATTTAGGATCCATATTGCTAACGTTTATTAATGTTTTCCAGTGTGCCAGAGTTGGGGGAGGAGGGAGCGAGCGGTGTTCGGGGACCCGTCCTTTTCCATCCGCCACCCAACTGCCGGATTCGAGAAGTGCACTGTGGGACCCAGGTGCGCTTGGTTGTCATAGCAATCCGAGACATCGCCAAAGGGGAGGAGATCACAGTGGACTACAGCCTGACGGACTGGGGCGAGAATGCAATGGTGAGCTCCTCACTGGTGatgttgtgtatttttctgATTGTCAGCAATTCCCATGATAAGAGtgtgcatgtataatatgatgttaattccactacagaaaagACCTAATGATAACTAAATTTAGGTAGGGAAAAAAttggatatatcgatattggtATCGGTTATTGGTCAGAGGAATTGTTACATAAGGGTATAtcagatattggcaaaaaatctaATATCGTGCATCTCTAGTAATTTTAAGTAGGTCAGTATAAACTGAACAGTTTGCCCCCAAGTATTCAGTAAATACGAAACAAAAAATGATGTCACTGTCcttaagttaagtttaagtaACAGTAACTCAGTGAGGTTAAGATTTTGTGACTCTCTATATAGTATATAAATTAAgtcaacaggtgatttcaacCATTATTAAAAGTAACCACATAATTTTacttctttccttccctctcttttgaaaaaatccaaaaagattgaggttttttttctccacctggACCTGCCATTACTCCTCGACTCTTTCTGCTGTATGTGTCACTCAGTGTGACCATCAGACTCCCTGCACACATGTGTGCAGAGACctgggtttatttttaaaaggctTTTTGTTGAGAAGACTATCGCACATTCACACTTGTTGTTAAGCTTCAAGTGCATTAGGTATATGACAAAATGAAGTGGCGACATCAATTCTTGCATGTGCACGGCGAGAAAGTAGAAGGAAAAATAGAGACGCCATGCTGCTGCCAGATTGAGTTTACTCTGAGTAGCAAGTCACTAAAAGGGTCTGAAAAGTCTGAGGCTGTTCATGAAATATTCGGGACGCCCATGCCTGGCAGCGCTGCGGTTTTCACGCTTCTGAAATCACTCCTCTTTTTGGAATTTAACTTCTCTACCGTGGCAGTGGTAGCAATTTACTGTCAGCcctgcttgttgttgctgtgcatAACGTTATGGCGTCATTATGTCCGCAAGTCAGAATATTGCCAACTTCATGATATGAATGTTTTTTATCATGTTAAAAATTATACTGGTATTATTGTAGACAATATGTTATGGCTCACTCCTAATTTGTTGTCAGTAACAGAACAAACTTAATCACCTCTTCAACTTTAAATGTGATAATATAAAATGTAGATCCTGTTGATGTAGCTACATGTTGAACTAACGTGGtgtgttttaatttgaaatcCATTTGACCAGGAGGAAGAGGCCGGCCCCCACCCACTGTCCCTCTCTGTTTCTGATTACCTTACCCCCTCCTGGTCATTGTCACCTTCATCCTCCCCACTCACCCACTCTGAGCCCAGTGACTCAGACCGTGAGGAGgacgaagaggaggaagacgatgatgatgatgacgacgatgaagaagaggaaattGAGGAGATAAGGGGCCGAATGCTTCGCCGCCGCAAGAAGCGCAAGCTGCCCGCGACAGTCAATTCCAAGAAGAAGAGCACACCCACCTCCTCCAGAGGCCCTGGGCGCCCCTGCTCATCCTTTTCCCGCCCGGCCCCTGTAGCACCCCCTGCCAGATCCCAGTCCCAGCCCCCAGTCAGCGGCCTGACAACCCCGACcaccaacatcaacaacaatatTAACATAAACATTGGCAGCTCTAGCGGCACCACAGTGAGCCGGCGGCAGCACTGCCCGTACTGTGGCCGCCACTATCGCTCTCTGGCACGCCACCTGGAGAAGCACCATGCCAATCAGCCAGAGGTCAGGACAGCCATGGAGCTGGCACACATGCACAGCTCTTCAAATGGCAGTGCCTCGCACCCTCACCCCTCATCGTCCTCCGCCTCGGCAGCTCACAGTCATTCCTTCGCTGTCCCTCAGTCCTCAGCCTCCAACCCCTCTCCACCCTCTCTCTTCTCCAGGGAGAGGGAATCTCCAGCCACACGCTCGAGCACAGGCGccgtctctttctccctctcgcTTTCGCCACCGCCTTCTGCTCAGCCTGCAACCACCAAGAAGGGGCCTAGCTTACCACTGCCTAGCACAAAACGCCCCGCGCCCCCGATGGTGGCACGAGTCAAGAGTCCATCACCGCCTCCCCCGTCTACTCCCAGAAGGGGTCGACGGATGAAGAGAGAAAAGCATGAAGAGCAGCAAAAGGTGGAGGTGGAGAGCTCGAGAAgccaagaggagctggttccaCCTCCTACTCCAGAGCCAGACATCGATCCAGATGAAGATCTGGAGCTGAGTGGAGACGGAGAGGAAGATGCACCAGAGGAGAAGAATGGAGAGATTGTAAGGTGTGTGGTAggattattgtattttttattgcaCTGTTGTGAAAACACTTTCTGTAGTCTTATTACCAAATAGTATTTATTGTTTGGGGTTGTGCTTTGTGGTCTCAGCTGCTATTTTAAAATcatgtctccccctctctctgtcacttcCAGCACACAGAGACATCACATGTCTCCGctgctctcctccctctcctgttTGGTCCTCTACCTCCGTCGCCAGCAGcactcctccttcctctctctaaCCCGTTCTCCTCACTCCGCCGAGGCCTGGCGCCTGCTCTGCCATTCCAGCCTCTCCCTTCTCATCCTCTACAACCGCCACCGGGAATGCGAGGTGGCCAAGCTCACTGTCCAGGACTACCGCAACCGTGTCACCCCCGTGGCCAGCTCCAGCAACAGCTCCCCCTCTGGCATGGAAGCCCTGCTGTCCCCCTTTGAGCGCCAGGTCCTCTGTAACCTTCCCCGGGCTGGTGTTTTGGGCAAGCGTGGTCGCATCCAGCCGCTAATTCTCCTGCCACACTGTGAGTCCTGCCTGGACCTGCTCCTTCAAACCAGCCCTAATGTGGGCGTGGACCCAGAAAGCCCCTATGTCTTCTCCCGACCCTACCACTCTCCTGCTACACCGCTAAGGGGCACGGACCTTCTGAGAAACCTGGCACGATCTAGCGGGGCCAAGAACCCTGGTGCACTGACAGCAACGCGTGTGCGGCGGCAGGTAGCAATACTTACTCAACTGCTACTATTAGAGGAGGGTGAGGGCCAGGGGGGAGCCACCAAACGGCTGGAGGACTTCCTGGAACGAGAGTACCACGTGACCCAGAACTGCTCCGCTATCATACGGGATCCAGCACTGATGGGTCGTGTGGGTCGTGTTGTTCTTTATGGAGAGAAGGAGGGCGTGCTTTTCAGAGGGATGAGCCTGCAGCACATCTGCCTCGAGTTGGATGGTAAGGAGTTACATCAGCCTTTTTCTGTCTTCAGGGGAAAATTTTGAAGCCACTTGGGCCTGCCAGGTATTTTAGGCATGCAGTGTTCATTGCAGGTTCCTTTTTTAAGGTTGAACACCCAGCGTCTGTTTTGAATAATGCAAAGTATTAATGGGAGCTATTGATGGATGATGGATTGGACTATGGGAAGAACGTCAGCTTCTGCAGCTGAGATCTCACAACTAGGGATGCACAGATTGTGAAATTGTGGGCTGACACCAGTACAGATGTTTATCATAATTACCTCTCAAATatcagttttgtgttgctgtaaaAGAACAGCAAAATTTCAACAAATTTCTGTAATTGACCTTGGCCCAATACTCAGTTTTACTagagcttgaacacatcatcaTGTAACTCAGTGCAACCTTCGTTAGGTGTTAGTTTCAGtcactagctgctaacagctaacatcaGATAGCTCTCCTCCTGACAGTGTTAACACAGATTTATTCTTTACAATGTAGCATTGTCAGGAAAACAAAAGATTGTGTCTCCTGACGAGCTGATGGTGAGTTTACTGTATCTGTtcatcccaaacacattttctgttgtcCCGAGGACCGCATTAGAGtcgagccctgctttttagacTGCACagaattgatgtgacacaacagaaaaacttcAGCCACCACCGtcagtgaatgtcatcttatttgccgaTAGGCCGATGGCTGTCAACAAGGCCAATATCTTATGCTTATGTTCGGCCGACAAATCGCTGCATCCCTACTCAAAACCTCTTTGAAATAAACAAGAACTACGTGCTTTGCTGGATACTGCCATGcttgagaaaatgtttttttgtgcggTATGTGAGTGAGTGTGCACTTGCGATTTTGATGAACTCACCCTTTATGTATTTTATGCTGTATTATGTTGTTGACTATTTCTTGGCCTGCAGCAGTAATTTCCTCAAGTCTGGTTGTCATCATGAGGTTGCTAGGTAACCAGCAcagactccaggaagtcactgtgcccaggccaagaaatagtctggcaCATAACCCACTATAAAccaaaaatgtgtcatttttacttttctgtttttgcgGGGATTAAATAAACAAGATATGATGTGTTAATTAGTAattggtgagaaaaaaaaaattcacgcCATTACATTCTGTATCCTGCACCTCAGTCAAGTTGCACTGTAATTATGGCTGGAATATAACCGATGTAAGACACTATTTAAAGACTGCACCATtacattcagaaaaaaaaatgtttttgagttGAAGAAACCTTAATTCCACAAATTTGCCAGATTTTATTAATACTTCACCAtctaaatgaccatttgtatatcagttactcagccCATGCTACAGTGAAGAAAACttgttttctcacatgcctctgatgaacggagaatccaaaaacagagaaaatgcaagtctcatttatgtggtcgtatgctcagtatttcTCGTTCCTTTTCCAACGAGGAACTGAACTAAGGCCcgatcccaatacccccccttgtccactaccccttagcccttggccatACCCCTAGCCATTGCCCACTAcgccttggccctcgaaatgaagcaacaaagagtaggggttgaaat harbors:
- the LOC117246107 gene encoding uncharacterized protein LOC117246107, with the protein product MRVVQSTGAREVGKGVLMAENVRSPFDYREPPTLDSDGDGSKPPPPRGRVCGRKRKGTPVKVCDRAYVTEDEEEESMSEHSYSPGDGQYPEGAEDRLPPPGSPYYLPDPTQLCVPELGEEGASGVRGPVLFHPPPNCRIREVHCGTQVRLVVIAIRDIAKGEEITVDYSLTDWGENAMEEEAGPHPLSLSVSDYLTPSWSLSPSSSPLTHSEPSDSDREEDEEEEDDDDDDDDEEEEIEEIRGRMLRRRKKRKLPATVNSKKKSTPTSSRGPGRPCSSFSRPAPVAPPARSQSQPPVSGLTTPTTNINNNININIGSSSGTTVSRRQHCPYCGRHYRSLARHLEKHHANQPEVRTAMELAHMHSSSNGSASHPHPSSSSASAAHSHSFAVPQSSASNPSPPSLFSRERESPATRSSTGAVSFSLSLSPPPSAQPATTKKGPSLPLPSTKRPAPPMVARVKSPSPPPPSTPRRGRRMKREKHEEQQKVEVESSRSQEELVPPPTPEPDIDPDEDLELSGDGEEDAPEEKNGEIVSTQRHHMSPLLSSLSCLVLYLRRQQHSSFLSLTRSPHSAEAWRLLCHSSLSLLILYNRHRECEVAKLTVQDYRNRVTPVASSSNSSPSGMEALLSPFERQVLCNLPRAGVLGKRGRIQPLILLPHCESCLDLLLQTSPNVGVDPESPYVFSRPYHSPATPLRGTDLLRNLARSSGAKNPGALTATRVRRQVAILTQLLLLEEGEGQGGATKRLEDFLEREYHVTQNCSAIIRDPALMGRVGRVVLYGEKEGVLFRGMSLQHICLELDVMSGNSADSFSEDSEAEEEKEEVKEKAEVMVKKKGPGRPPRKKRAPIPTPVSPSIANVHKRRCIPPKSGKRGVLKRPWSEAERVAVETHLKRNLMELRVPAKADCERCLELCPLLVSNQRDWRAIKFYVHNRIQLLKKQGRRESAAAVC